Proteins encoded by one window of Salvia splendens isolate huo1 chromosome 7, SspV2, whole genome shotgun sequence:
- the LOC121742284 gene encoding uncharacterized protein LOC121742284 yields the protein METLVVATHHRNHHQYYGRNRRHNSSKFDSFGSASSDNFRGISCPAFQSGEGLLPTPMRSYSHSNSLSTPLSPKTPSPTFSENRKDWKPNAKTSLVAIPFKIKFEDVGKIHFSERWAGPAYSVSPPPSSLPLPKFSLHPKRTVSLDLPTFASEINMRPIAKSAPASPTRGRSPSPIDLYEYDPSSPSYPRDTFDPPSFGHLLDRTDSATKTLCRILNLDITDE from the coding sequence ATGGAGACTCTAGTTGTTGCTACTCATCATAGGAATCACCATCAATATTATGGTAGGAATCGTCGCCATAATTCATCAAAGTTCGATTCATTTGGTTCAGCGTCTTCCGATAATTTTAGGGGAATTAGTTGCCCGGCATTTCAGTCTGGGGAAGGGTTACTTCCAACCCCTATGAGATCTTACTCCCACTCCAATTCCTTATCTACTCCCTTGTCACCCAAAACCCCCTCTCCAACTTTTAGTGAAAACAGAAAGGACTGGAAACCAAATGCCAAAACCAGTCTGGTTGCTATCCCATTTAAGATCAAATTTGAAGATGTGGGGAAAATTCATTTCTCTGAACGTTGGGCTGGGCCTGCTTATTCTGTAAGCCCTCCACCGAGTTCATTGCCTTTACCAAAGTTCTCATTGCACCCCAAAAGAACTGTTTCCCTTGACTTGCCTACCTTTGCATCAGAAATCAATATGCGCCCAATTGCCAAATCTGCACCTGCTTCGCCCACCAGGGGCCGTAGTCCATCACCCATTGATCTTTATGAATATGATCCAAGTTCACCTAGTTATCCCAGAGACACATTTGACCCCCCTTCTTTTGGCCATCTGTTGGACAGGACTGACTCTGCGACAAAGACTCTTTGTCGCATCCTCAACCTCGATATTACGGATGAATGA
- the LOC121740938 gene encoding uncharacterized protein LOC121740938, translating into MSDLFLHKLKDNTSCEFRSVIEMEEERKEKFMDPFQSLFQNVMKSKWEEVIQSYKGNEGLHTAKITSSCDTALHIAISNGEVSVVERLVAIVYQTKGALSSQNELGNTPLHLAAYLGNAKMCHCIASRDTRLMGIRNHDKETPFFLAVRHGRKGAFYALHSICVGDEGYTYSRGREGETILHSAIYGEYFDLAFDIIAHYGKLVNAVNENGVSPLHILANKPSAFRSGSQIRGIDKLIYHCIFVDELVHKTMHNEAVNLQYREDSNYPENYHTCLVTFNLLWGILRVLLGHSRQKYTHDEENIKHQKQMVQTHQEEQEEIPKGFLEKLRYVLCGRRNANAERRQFEGYKQEDTTKRKAQGHEFLPNNYINCFNFVKLISKAMLVILGLGSKSVDKIKEKKTKHIWSMQIMEKLLDAASSHQYEYNGKRPSILPLSKSSQIIPPTHPEIEGDIDPTKPDDDDDDDDGGGGGGGAEEEAGAENWKAAEGEESLECGKCKEMVCSVLGSLGLLKNNAALKALCSKGKGSTALDMEKKETPILIAARSGVVEMVEGILGRFPVAIHDMNVDKKNVVLLSVEHRQPHVYKYLLDRKMMKDTIFRKTDENENSALHLAARFGEYKPWLIPGDALQMQWEIKWYEFVKNSMPLHFFPRYNKESKTSKEIFNETHQELAKQGGAWLISTSQSCSVVAALIATVAFATSATVPGGVKDDNSGTPTLQNQPAFSVFAISSLVALCFSVTSVIMFLAILTSRFQEKDFGADLPRKLLVGLTSLFISIGSMLISFCAGHFFVLKNKLQYAAFPMYAITCLPVTFFAINQFPLYFDLIWATIRKVPQRSSK; encoded by the exons ATGAGTGACCTATTTCTACATAAACTTAAAGACAATACCTCCTGTGAGTTCAGAAGTGTGATTGAGAtggaggaagagagaaaagaaaaattcaTGGATCCATTCCAAAGCCTATTCCAAAATGTGATGAAAAGCAAGTGGGAGGAAGTGATCCAATCATACAAAGGGAATGAAGGATTGCACACGGCGAAGATCACGAGCTCCTGCGACACGGCGCTGCACATAGCCATCTCCAACGGCGAGGTGTCCGTGGTCGAGCGCCTCGTTGCGATCGTCTACCAAACCAAAGGCGCCCTCTCGTCTCAGAACGAGCTCGGAAACACGCCTCTTCACCTAGCTGCCTATCTCGGCAACGCCAAGATGTGCCACTGCATCGCCAGCCGAGATACGAGGCTCATGGGGATTCGCAACCACGACAAGGAGACGCCTTTCTTCCTGGCCGTGCGCCACGGCAGGAAGGGCGCGTTTTATGCGCTGCACTCGATTTGTGTGGGAGATGAAGGCTACACCTATAGTAGGGGCAGAGAAGGAGAGACTATTTTGCATTCGGCCATCTATGGAGAGTATTTTG ATTTGGCTTTTGATATAATAGCACACTACGGCAAGCTTGTGAACGCCGTGAACGAGAACGGTGTGTCGCCGCTACATATTCTAGCAAACAAGCCATCTGCATTTAGAAGTGGAAGCCAAATTAGAGGCATTGATAAACTCATCTATCATT GCATATTTGTGGATGAGCTTGTGCATAAGACGATGCACAATGAAGCAGTGAATCTTCAATATAGGGAAGATTCGAATTATCCAGAGAATTATCACACCTGCCTCGTTACCTTCAATTTACTCTGGGGTATACTGCGTGTATTAT TGGGTCACAGCCGCCAGAAATATACCCACGAtgaagaaaatataaaacacCAGAAACAAATGGTCCAAACTCATCAAGAAGAACAGGAAGAGATTCCAAAAGGCTTTCTTGAAAAACTAA GGTATGTATTGTGTGGAAGAAGGAATGCAAATGCAGAGCGCCGCCAATTTGAAGGGTATAAACAAG AAGATACAACCAAACGCAAGGCGCAAGGACATGAATTCCTTCCCAACAACTACATCAATTGTTTTAACTTTGTCAAGTTAATATCCAAAGCAATGTTGGTAATCCTTGGATTAG GCTCAAAATCAGTGGATAAGATTAAAGAAAAGAAGACGAAGCATATTTGGTCAATGCAAATCATGGAGAAACTCTTAGATGCTGCCTCTTCACACCAATATGAATACAATGGAAAGCGCCCCAGCATTCTACCCTTGAGCAAAAGCTCCCAAATCATTCCACCCACCCACCCCGAGATCGAAGGTGACATCGACCCGACTAAgcctgatgatgatgatgatgatgatgatggtggtggtggtggtggtggtgcggagGAGGAGGCCGGAGCTGAAAATTGGAAGGCAGCAGAGGGAGAGGAGAGCTTAGAATGTGGAAAATGCAAGGAAATGGTGTGCTCGGTGTTGGGGTCGTTGGGACTGTTGAAGAACAACGCGGCATTGAAGGCGCTGTGCTCCAAGGGGAAGGGAAGCACGGCCCTCGACATGGAGAAGAAGGAGACGCCGATACTGATCGCGGCCAGGAGTGGGGTGGTGGAGATGGTGGAGGGGATATTGGGGCGGTTTCCGGTGGCCATCCATGACATGAATGTTGATAAGAAGAATGTGGTTTTGCTATCTGTGGAGCATCGGCAGCCGCATGTGTACAAGTATTTGCTTGATAGGAAGATGATGAAGGATACCATCTTTAGGAAGACAGATGAGAATGAGAATAGTGCATTGCATCTTGCTGCTAGGTTTGGTGAGTATAAGCCTTGGCTCATTCCTGGTGATGCTCTACAGATGCAGTGGGAGATCAAGTGGTACGAG TTTGTGAAGAATTCGATGCCGCTTCACTTCTTTCCGAGGTACAACAAAGAGTCGAAAACCTCAAAGGAAATATTCAACGAGACACACCAAGAGCTGGCGAAGCAGGGCGGGGCATGGCTCATCAGCACCTCCCAATCATGCTCAGTAGTGGCGGCTCTGATTGCAACGGTGGCCTTTGCCACCTCGGCCACAGTCCCGGGGGGAGTGAAAGACGACAACAGCGGGACCCCAACCTTGCAAAACCAGCCGGCCTTCAGCGTGTTCGCCATATCCTCGCTGGTGGCCCTGTGCTTCTCGGTGACCTCGGTGATCATGTTCTTGGCCATCCTTACATCCAGGTTCCAAGAGAAAGACTTCGGCGCAGACCTGCCAAGAAAGTTGCTGGTTGGGCTAACGTCGCTCTTCATCTCGATAGGTTCCATGCTGATATCATTCTGCGCAGGCCATTTCTTCGTCCTCAAAAATAAGCTGCAATACGCCGCATTTCCCATGTATGCCATTACCTGCTTGCCGGTAACATTCTTCGCCATCAACCAGTTCCCTTTGTATTTTGATCTCATTTGGGCTACCATTCGGAAAGTCCCCCAGCGAAGttccaagtga